A DNA window from Polyangium spumosum contains the following coding sequences:
- a CDS encoding AAA family ATPase — MLEIAGYSTDELLVDDGRTVLYRAHRRDDGRPVLLKLLRGDRPTNDEYARLQREYEISRGLSPPAPIRACALDTSSPRPVLVLEDVEGVPLAQLLGEPMPVGRFLSLAAQITSALSELHAQDVVHRSLRPACVFVLHDEGGVKIGDFSRAFVLRHDEAPLEEAHGIASALPYTSPEQLVRAARVDGRADLYSLGVIFYEMLVGSLPFSARDPVEWIHCHVAQRPSAPAARLPAIPSIVSDIVLKLLAKEPEDRYQSARGLEADLLRCLAQWRQATHIEPFPLGEQDVPERLQLTKRLYGRDADLAALHEAFERVARDGRPALVLLSGFSGIGKSTLMGELRWSVMQRDCAFAAGKFDLVMRERPYAIFSQALAELVQKLLGAPEEHIEAWRVRILDSLGPNARLMTEFVPRLSLIVGEQPAVPALPPTEAQGRFRRVLWKLLSLFSAPEKPLVLFLDDLQWVDTASRELIEHLMLHPDTRHLLLVGAYRDNEVDASHPLAGMLRALAEADAVVQTIHLGPLDVRELETLLVDTLHASRAAVAPLARLIHEKTAGNPFFVNQFLTALYHEDLLRFDASARAFRWDTDRIHEKGYTDNVADLMAAKLMRLSSAAREVLMLSACAGHQVDMRTLVAITGLTEEALQRLLWEPLEAGLLVRRGDLVSFTHDRVQQAAYALVPPERRGDIHLQIGRHLLREAGSPEEHVFDLANHFNLGAERIVDRRERETAAEIDLAAARKAHGATAYAAAADYYAAGIALLSSDAWESRHDLMWSLELGRAECRFLAGRPAEAEALLGALLGRARSRFQRAAVHRVLTDLHITQARYAEAAQSGLASLALFGLRLPAHPSPAAVDAAYEAVLVELGERPIESLLDEPPMVDPDACAALDVMSSLIAPAYLTDENLLCLLACQMALVTLRNGIAPASAHGYACFGMVLGPRFGRYEEGYRFGHLACELSEREENLASRPKVINYFANHTDPWTHHVRQGIRLTEQGLDAALRLGNLTYTCYLSFQLLVFRWAASDPLEEILADSERRLAYVRNAKFGYMIDGIAGIRLAIRRLHDPRAPDLDPSLSAQALEKRLDAPFQGAMRSLYYMLKAESLLFAGDMEGASIAAAVAKADLWTARSHLFVSSYPFVRAVSLAASAEAGAPDAVLREIAEHRRLLAAWAARCPDNFAHKASLVDAELARLEGRHEQAMALYEQAVKEARRHGFLQYEALANELAGRYYLARGYVTIGCAYLHEARDGHRRWGAHEKVRQLDASFPALDKRPSGDDADAVRGTDVQLDTLTVVKATQAISQEIVLPRLLSTLTRLVIEHAGAQRGTLVLAKGEGSSVVATAEAGQEQVTLVTSAEERSLEALPMSILHYVRRTRDRVLLGDASAPSPFATDPYILRFRPRSVYCAPIIRKDTLVGLAYLENNLTPRAFTQDKLTVLDFLFSQAAISLENAKLYAELEQENAERTRAEAKVRKSQQQLQAIIDNTSAVVFIKDLEGRYILINRPFEELWQRSKTEILGKTDAQVSGVPHEVDSYRRNDRIVLESGKAMQLEETAFHDGTLHTFLVIKFPVYDATGQAYGVCGIGTDITERKRGENALREAVRLRDEFLSVASHELRTPLTSLQLATQRLQRLAGKETLAPEAVRELATVSARQVKRLDQLVDALLDVSRLQMGELSLRFEPVDLALVARDVLDGLAADLTRAGCPVQTNIHGPVVGSWDRLRLEQVLTNLLTNAMKFGAGKPIEVAVSEDDGQATLVVTDHGIGIEPAAQERIFRRFERAVPVEHYGGLGLGLYIAHQIVSSHGGTIEVESRPGDGATFTVRLPLAPAPTPTAGGLTA; from the coding sequence GTGCTCGAGATCGCCGGCTATTCTACGGACGAGCTGCTCGTCGACGACGGCCGGACGGTCCTGTACCGGGCACATCGGCGAGACGATGGACGGCCGGTGCTCCTCAAACTCCTCCGCGGCGACCGCCCCACGAATGACGAATACGCCCGGCTGCAGCGCGAATACGAGATTTCCCGCGGCCTGAGCCCCCCGGCGCCCATCCGGGCCTGCGCCCTCGACACGTCGTCCCCGCGCCCCGTGCTCGTGCTGGAGGATGTGGAGGGCGTCCCCCTGGCGCAGCTCCTCGGCGAGCCCATGCCGGTAGGTCGCTTCCTGTCGCTCGCGGCGCAGATAACCTCCGCCCTGTCGGAGCTGCACGCGCAGGACGTCGTGCACCGGAGCCTCAGGCCCGCGTGTGTCTTCGTCCTCCACGACGAGGGCGGCGTGAAGATCGGCGACTTCAGCCGCGCTTTCGTCCTGCGCCACGACGAGGCCCCGCTCGAGGAGGCCCACGGGATCGCGAGCGCCCTGCCCTACACGTCGCCCGAACAGCTCGTGCGCGCCGCCCGCGTCGACGGCCGCGCGGATCTTTATTCGCTGGGCGTCATCTTCTACGAGATGCTCGTCGGGTCGTTGCCATTCTCGGCGCGTGATCCCGTCGAGTGGATCCACTGCCACGTGGCCCAGCGACCGAGCGCCCCCGCGGCCCGGCTCCCCGCGATTCCCTCGATCGTCTCCGACATCGTCCTGAAGCTCCTCGCCAAGGAGCCGGAGGATCGTTATCAGAGCGCCCGGGGGCTCGAGGCCGACCTCCTGCGTTGCCTCGCGCAATGGCGGCAGGCGACGCATATCGAGCCCTTCCCCCTCGGCGAGCAAGACGTCCCGGAGCGCCTGCAGCTCACGAAGCGGCTTTATGGCCGGGACGCGGACCTCGCCGCGCTGCACGAGGCGTTCGAGCGCGTCGCCCGGGATGGCCGGCCCGCGCTCGTCCTCCTCAGCGGCTTCTCCGGGATCGGAAAATCGACGCTCATGGGGGAGCTGCGCTGGTCCGTGATGCAGCGAGATTGCGCCTTCGCCGCAGGAAAATTCGATCTGGTCATGCGCGAGCGGCCGTACGCCATTTTTTCCCAGGCGCTCGCGGAGCTCGTCCAGAAGCTGCTCGGCGCGCCGGAGGAGCACATCGAGGCGTGGCGCGTGCGTATCCTCGACAGCCTCGGCCCGAACGCTCGCCTGATGACCGAATTCGTGCCGCGCCTCTCGCTCATCGTGGGTGAACAGCCGGCCGTACCGGCGTTGCCCCCGACCGAGGCGCAAGGCCGCTTTCGCCGGGTCCTGTGGAAGCTGCTCTCGCTCTTCAGCGCGCCGGAGAAGCCCCTCGTCCTCTTCCTGGACGACCTGCAATGGGTGGACACGGCCAGCCGAGAGCTCATCGAGCACCTCATGCTCCACCCCGACACGCGGCACCTGTTGCTCGTCGGCGCCTATCGCGACAACGAGGTCGACGCGTCCCACCCGCTCGCGGGGATGCTGCGCGCGCTCGCCGAAGCCGACGCCGTGGTGCAGACGATCCACCTCGGCCCGCTCGACGTCCGAGAGCTCGAGACCCTGCTCGTCGACACGCTGCACGCGAGCCGCGCGGCCGTCGCCCCGCTCGCGAGGCTCATCCACGAGAAGACGGCCGGCAATCCCTTCTTCGTCAACCAGTTCCTCACCGCGCTGTATCACGAGGACCTGCTCCGATTCGACGCTTCCGCGCGGGCCTTTCGCTGGGACACGGACCGGATCCACGAGAAGGGATACACGGACAACGTCGCCGATCTGATGGCAGCGAAGCTCATGCGGCTCTCGTCCGCCGCGCGCGAGGTCCTGATGCTCTCGGCCTGCGCCGGTCATCAGGTCGACATGCGCACCCTCGTGGCGATCACGGGCCTCACGGAGGAGGCCCTCCAGCGCCTGCTCTGGGAGCCGCTCGAGGCCGGGCTGCTCGTGCGGCGCGGCGATCTCGTTTCATTCACCCACGACCGGGTGCAACAGGCCGCTTATGCCCTCGTCCCCCCGGAGCGACGGGGCGACATCCACCTGCAAATCGGCCGGCACCTGCTCCGGGAGGCGGGTTCGCCGGAGGAGCACGTATTCGATCTGGCGAACCATTTCAACCTGGGCGCCGAGCGTATCGTCGACCGTCGCGAGCGCGAGACGGCCGCCGAGATCGACCTCGCGGCGGCGCGCAAGGCGCACGGGGCGACGGCTTATGCCGCCGCCGCCGATTATTATGCGGCGGGCATCGCCCTCCTCTCCTCGGACGCCTGGGAGAGCCGCCACGACCTCATGTGGTCGCTCGAGCTCGGCCGCGCGGAGTGCCGCTTCCTCGCCGGGCGCCCGGCGGAGGCCGAGGCGCTGCTCGGCGCGCTGCTCGGCCGCGCGCGCTCGCGCTTCCAGCGCGCCGCCGTCCACCGCGTGCTCACGGACCTGCACATCACGCAGGCTCGGTACGCCGAGGCGGCCCAGAGCGGCCTCGCGAGCCTCGCGCTCTTCGGCCTGCGCCTGCCCGCGCACCCGAGCCCCGCGGCGGTCGACGCCGCCTACGAGGCGGTCCTCGTCGAGCTCGGCGAGCGCCCGATCGAGTCCTTGCTCGACGAGCCGCCGATGGTCGATCCGGACGCGTGCGCGGCCCTCGACGTCATGTCGAGCCTCATCGCCCCGGCTTATTTGACGGACGAGAACCTGCTTTGCCTGCTCGCGTGCCAGATGGCGCTCGTCACCTTGCGAAATGGCATCGCGCCCGCCTCCGCGCACGGTTATGCCTGCTTCGGGATGGTGCTCGGGCCCCGGTTCGGGCGGTATGAAGAGGGCTACCGGTTCGGGCACCTCGCGTGCGAGCTCTCGGAGCGCGAGGAGAACCTCGCCTCGCGGCCGAAGGTCATCAACTATTTCGCCAACCACACGGATCCGTGGACCCACCACGTGCGGCAGGGCATTCGCCTCACCGAGCAGGGCCTCGACGCCGCGCTGCGGCTGGGGAACTTGACCTATACCTGTTACCTGAGCTTTCAGCTCCTCGTGTTTCGGTGGGCCGCGTCCGATCCGCTCGAGGAGATCCTCGCGGACAGCGAGCGCCGGCTCGCCTACGTTCGTAATGCGAAATTCGGATACATGATCGACGGCATCGCGGGCATCCGGCTCGCCATCCGCCGCCTGCACGATCCGCGGGCGCCGGACCTCGATCCGAGCCTCTCCGCGCAGGCCCTGGAAAAGCGCCTCGACGCGCCGTTTCAGGGCGCCATGCGGAGCTTGTATTACATGCTCAAGGCCGAGTCGTTGCTCTTCGCCGGCGACATGGAGGGCGCCTCGATCGCGGCCGCGGTGGCGAAGGCCGACCTCTGGACGGCCCGCAGCCATCTGTTCGTCTCGTCGTATCCATTCGTGCGCGCCGTGAGCCTCGCCGCGAGCGCCGAGGCCGGAGCGCCCGACGCGGTGCTGCGGGAGATCGCCGAACATCGACGGCTGCTCGCGGCGTGGGCCGCGCGGTGCCCCGACAACTTCGCCCACAAGGCGAGCCTCGTCGACGCCGAGCTCGCTCGCCTCGAAGGGCGGCACGAGCAGGCGATGGCCCTGTACGAGCAGGCCGTGAAGGAGGCGCGGCGCCACGGGTTTTTGCAATACGAGGCGCTCGCGAACGAGCTCGCGGGCCGTTATTACCTCGCCCGCGGGTACGTGACCATCGGCTGCGCGTACCTCCACGAGGCCCGGGATGGGCATCGACGCTGGGGGGCGCACGAAAAGGTGCGGCAGCTCGACGCGAGTTTCCCTGCGCTCGACAAGCGCCCCTCCGGCGACGACGCCGACGCCGTCCGCGGGACCGACGTGCAGCTCGATACGCTCACCGTGGTCAAGGCCACGCAGGCCATTTCGCAGGAGATCGTCCTGCCGCGGCTGCTCTCGACCCTGACGCGCCTCGTGATCGAACACGCGGGCGCGCAGCGCGGCACGCTCGTCCTGGCGAAGGGCGAGGGCTCGAGCGTCGTCGCCACGGCGGAGGCGGGGCAAGAGCAGGTGACGCTCGTCACGAGCGCGGAGGAGCGCTCGCTCGAAGCGCTGCCGATGTCGATCTTGCATTATGTACGGCGGACCCGGGACAGGGTGCTGCTCGGCGACGCGTCGGCGCCGAGCCCCTTCGCGACGGACCCCTACATTTTGCGCTTCCGCCCGCGATCGGTCTACTGCGCGCCGATCATCCGCAAGGACACGCTCGTCGGCCTCGCGTACCTCGAGAACAACCTCACCCCCCGCGCCTTCACGCAGGACAAGCTCACCGTCCTCGATTTCCTCTTCTCGCAGGCGGCGATCTCCCTCGAGAATGCGAAGCTCTACGCGGAGCTCGAGCAGGAGAACGCCGAGCGCACGCGGGCCGAGGCGAAGGTCCGCAAGAGCCAGCAGCAGCTCCAGGCCATCATCGACAACACGAGCGCCGTGGTCTTCATCAAGGACCTCGAGGGCCGGTACATCCTGATCAACCGGCCGTTCGAGGAGCTCTGGCAGCGAAGCAAGACCGAGATCCTCGGCAAGACGGACGCACAGGTCTCCGGCGTCCCCCACGAGGTCGATAGCTACCGCCGGAACGACCGCATCGTCCTCGAGTCCGGCAAGGCCATGCAACTCGAGGAAACCGCCTTCCACGACGGCACGCTGCACACCTTCCTCGTGATCAAATTCCCCGTCTACGACGCGACCGGGCAAGCGTATGGCGTCTGCGGAATCGGGACCGACATCACCGAGCGCAAGCGCGGAGAGAATGCCCTGCGCGAGGCCGTCCGGCTGCGCGACGAGTTCCTGTCCGTCGCGTCACACGAGCTCCGGACGCCGCTGACCTCGCTCCAGCTCGCGACCCAGCGATTGCAGCGGCTCGCCGGCAAGGAGACGCTGGCCCCGGAGGCCGTCCGCGAGCTCGCGACCGTCTCGGCGCGGCAGGTCAAGCGGCTCGACCAGCTCGTCGACGCGCTGCTCGACGTCTCGCGCCTCCAGATGGGGGAGCTCTCCTTGCGGTTCGAGCCCGTGGATCTGGCGCTCGTCGCGCGTGACGTCCTCGACGGGCTCGCGGCGGATCTGACGCGGGCGGGGTGTCCGGTGCAGACGAACATCCACGGGCCCGTCGTGGGCTCATGGGACAGGCTACGGCTCGAGCAGGTGCTCACGAACCTGCTGACGAACGCCATGAAATTCGGCGCGGGCAAGCCGATCGAGGTCGCCGTCTCCGAGGACGACGGGCAGGCGACGCTCGTGGTGACCGACCATGGTATCGGCATCGAGCCCGCGGCGCAGGAGCGGATCTTCCGTCGGTTCGAGCGGGCCGTGCCCGTCGAGCATTATGGTGGCCTCGGCCTCGGGCTTTACATCGCCCACCAGATCGTCTCGAGCCACGGCGGCACGATCGAGGTGGAGAGCAGGCCCGGCGACGGCGCGACGTTCACCGTTCGATTGCCGCTCGCGCCGGCGCCCACGCCGACGGCGGGCGGCTTGACAGCCTGA
- a CDS encoding PAS domain S-box protein — MLRRLRAGDLVFPSRERSGLIGEILREIEALGSKVLAERKVEDERIATLTNVVVQLAALNFDARANISPANDKLDGIAAGLNMLREELQSSTVSRTYLDSVFASMADALVVADASGDIQTVNRATTELLGFTDRELLGKSVSALFAPLAEDLDPARILSLRGHELQCATKAGALLEVSVSTSPLQNGSTIEGFVCVLRDITDRKRADEERMRLEEAIRAKNDLIRTMSTPLIPITDEIVVMPLVGTLDQERADQVIESLLRGVSTMKPRVAILDITAVPVVDAEVAGALVRAAHAARMLGVEVVLTGLRAEVAKTLVDMGLDLPGVRTCSTLKSGIALSMNRKAQKAEAPRRSS; from the coding sequence ATGCTCCGGCGCCTGCGCGCCGGTGACCTCGTCTTCCCGAGCCGCGAGCGGAGCGGCCTCATCGGCGAGATCCTCCGCGAGATCGAGGCCCTCGGCAGCAAGGTCCTCGCGGAGCGCAAGGTCGAGGACGAGCGCATCGCCACGCTGACGAACGTGGTCGTGCAGCTCGCGGCGCTGAACTTCGACGCGCGCGCCAACATCAGCCCGGCGAACGACAAGCTCGACGGCATCGCGGCGGGGCTGAACATGCTGCGCGAGGAGCTGCAGAGCTCCACGGTCTCGAGGACGTACCTCGACAGCGTCTTCGCCTCGATGGCGGACGCGCTCGTCGTGGCCGACGCGAGCGGCGACATCCAGACCGTGAACCGCGCGACGACGGAGCTGCTCGGCTTCACGGACCGCGAGCTGCTCGGCAAGTCGGTGAGCGCGCTCTTCGCGCCCCTCGCGGAGGACCTCGATCCCGCGCGGATCCTCTCCTTGCGCGGGCACGAGCTGCAGTGCGCCACGAAGGCGGGCGCGCTGCTCGAGGTCTCGGTGTCCACCTCGCCGCTCCAGAACGGCAGCACCATCGAGGGTTTCGTGTGCGTGCTGCGGGACATCACGGATCGGAAACGCGCCGACGAAGAGCGCATGCGCCTCGAGGAGGCGATCCGCGCGAAGAACGATCTCATCCGCACGATGAGCACGCCGCTCATCCCGATCACCGACGAGATCGTGGTCATGCCGCTCGTGGGCACGCTGGATCAGGAGCGCGCGGATCAGGTGATCGAGTCGCTCCTGCGAGGGGTCTCGACGATGAAGCCACGCGTCGCGATCCTCGACATCACCGCGGTGCCGGTGGTCGACGCGGAGGTGGCGGGCGCCCTCGTCCGCGCGGCCCACGCGGCGCGGATGCTCGGCGTGGAGGTGGTCCTGACGGGACTACGCGCCGAGGTGGCGAAGACCCTCGTCGACATGGGGCTCGATTTGCCCGGTGTCAGGACGTGCAGCACGCTGAAGAGCGGGATCGCGCTCTCGATGAACCGCAAGGCACAGAAGGCCGAGGCTCCCAGGAGAAGTTCATAA
- a CDS encoding MYXO-CTERM sorting domain-containing protein — MKLRVPLLLAFACAALAPATAAAQQLRFTATVPGGIAGTGNTLGLSKATNVNGPGDRDSIGAFISLGNSVDEPVDAANPWPMGTTADWTMNGSSAVLSLPEAEVLYAELLWGGSYDYGGENVTSMLDTAVTLAANGSTMMVAPDPTTALTLNETAQSGFAVRYYMRSADVTDFVKQAGKGTYEVSGVPATQASSINNLNAAGWTLVVAYRDEGVPMRNLSVFVGGSFVDENTTQDYTVSGFCAPPAGLVEGTVVVSAIEGDANFVGDQLRIAPTAAGPFVNLSGPNNPSDNFFCSQINDADGNLDTQGSFGDRNQDAIGGTNVSGGRQGWDVTTVPLSSQDGQLQNGQSSAVIRTLTTGDSYAPILAAFSIDVNAPDFKGVASSVIDAPPSVALGDTFTVTAILANNGDVAAEQIDFSLPLEASLGLVSFAVDGTPGDASGNPVDAAKVTAGVPVGDLPAGQSKTVTLELEVKGAPALAGFFLKAKWGYGFEVCPNQPLVTESFSQSKLVQYAGGGGAGGAGGGGVGGAGGAGGEGGGVGGEGGEGGRGGAGGAATGGGDGGVGEAASCDCSVPGQSAPAGGAAAALGLLALAALRGSRRRGR, encoded by the coding sequence ATGAAGCTTCGTGTACCTCTCCTCCTTGCATTCGCCTGCGCTGCGCTCGCCCCTGCGACCGCGGCGGCGCAACAGCTCCGCTTCACTGCGACGGTGCCCGGCGGAATCGCCGGCACGGGCAACACGCTCGGCCTGAGCAAGGCCACGAACGTGAACGGCCCCGGCGATCGCGACTCCATCGGCGCGTTCATCTCCCTCGGCAATTCGGTCGACGAGCCCGTCGACGCGGCGAACCCCTGGCCGATGGGCACCACGGCCGACTGGACGATGAATGGATCGAGCGCCGTGCTCTCGCTCCCCGAGGCCGAGGTGCTCTACGCCGAGCTGCTCTGGGGCGGCAGCTACGACTATGGCGGTGAGAACGTCACGTCGATGCTCGACACGGCCGTGACCCTCGCGGCGAATGGCTCGACGATGATGGTCGCGCCCGATCCGACGACGGCGCTCACGCTGAACGAGACCGCGCAATCGGGCTTCGCGGTCCGGTATTACATGCGCTCGGCGGACGTGACCGATTTCGTCAAGCAGGCTGGCAAGGGCACGTACGAGGTCTCGGGCGTCCCGGCCACGCAGGCGAGCTCGATCAACAACCTGAACGCCGCGGGCTGGACGCTCGTCGTCGCGTATCGCGACGAGGGCGTGCCCATGCGCAACCTCAGCGTGTTCGTCGGCGGATCGTTCGTCGACGAGAACACGACCCAGGACTACACGGTGAGCGGCTTCTGCGCGCCGCCTGCGGGCCTCGTCGAGGGCACCGTCGTCGTGAGCGCCATCGAGGGTGACGCGAACTTCGTTGGTGATCAGCTCCGCATTGCCCCCACCGCGGCGGGGCCGTTCGTGAATCTCTCGGGCCCGAACAACCCCTCGGACAATTTCTTCTGCTCGCAGATCAACGACGCGGACGGCAACCTCGACACGCAGGGCAGCTTCGGCGACCGGAACCAGGACGCGATCGGCGGCACGAACGTGAGCGGCGGCCGTCAGGGCTGGGACGTGACCACGGTGCCGCTGAGCTCGCAGGACGGGCAGCTCCAGAATGGGCAGAGCTCGGCCGTGATCCGCACGCTGACGACGGGTGACTCGTATGCCCCGATCCTCGCGGCGTTCTCGATCGACGTGAATGCGCCCGACTTCAAGGGCGTGGCGAGCAGCGTCATCGACGCGCCGCCCTCGGTCGCGCTCGGCGACACGTTCACGGTCACGGCGATCCTCGCGAACAACGGGGACGTCGCGGCCGAGCAGATCGACTTTTCGCTCCCGCTCGAGGCGAGCCTCGGCCTCGTCTCTTTCGCCGTCGACGGCACGCCGGGGGACGCCTCTGGGAACCCCGTGGACGCGGCGAAGGTCACGGCCGGCGTGCCGGTTGGTGATCTGCCGGCGGGGCAGTCGAAGACGGTGACGCTCGAGCTCGAGGTGAAGGGCGCGCCGGCGCTCGCGGGCTTCTTCCTCAAGGCGAAATGGGGGTATGGCTTCGAGGTTTGCCCGAACCAACCCCTCGTCACCGAGTCGTTCTCGCAATCGAAGCTCGTGCAATACGCGGGCGGCGGCGGCGCGGGCGGCGCGGGTGGCGGCGGCGTGGGCGGCGCGGGCGGCGCGGGCGGCGAAGGGGGCGGCGTGGGCGGCGAGGGTGGTGAAGGCGGCAGGGGCGGCGCGGGCGGCGCGGCGACGGGCGGCGGCGACGGCGGCGTGGGCGAGGCCGCGAGCTGCGATTGCTCCGTGCCGGGACAATCGGCGCCCGCGGGCGGCGCGGCGGCGGCGTTGGGCCTCCTCGCGCTCGCCGCGCTCCGGGGCTCGCGGCGCCGCGGTCGTTAA